Proteins found in one Coffea eugenioides isolate CCC68of chromosome 5, Ceug_1.0, whole genome shotgun sequence genomic segment:
- the LOC113771623 gene encoding probable disease resistance protein At1g62630, whose product MELTGKLMEALGNLAFDRGSKYFYLVDNLRSLETKLQRLRNRKIDFESKVKVAERSGTKKRKREVENWFDEVAKIENEFVALKTSIQEGGFLENAISSGKRVEKMDEIVEQLMGQSDSDHFGELCLEASESRGEPREITELFGEMFRKGLKTITAWLDTNEILRIGIWGMGGVGKTTLAEHIHDHLLENTQSLRVYWVSVSQDFTIKGLQGDVAKRLGLDLSHEDDEKERARKLGDKFEKMEEMVVLILDDVWEEFRLNSLGIGARNCRLILTTRSLEVCNRMRCQSKFELKTLDTEEAWGLFERTLGSETVLDGGLKDTAKSVAKRCGGLPLGIVVMAGSMIGVTDIHEWRNALVDLKAGGNDEMEEKVFRILEWSFNRLNKCEKNCFLYCCLYPEDRKIRREELIDLFIGAELMSKRESWSEEFDQGHTILNKLIRVCLLEKTTDFEGDDRVKMHDLVRDMALRITTHGNSKPESSRVDVPRFLVKSMGKGNSKVTTLEQEKWTQDLHAVSFYSDRFQYIKIEIPPAWSPNCPKLSTLLLSRVSIKEIPDSFFQHMCGLKVLNLSWCYGITELPNSVSDLVNLTALILGDCRRLRFVPPLGKLKQLRDLDLSGTEIEDFPEGWESLVNLERLNLHRCQAVRQKIIPKGTFFQFYRLQWLLLPPYSMIQVNDPEVLNQLKSYTGYLSLTNFYKITRWPKYYTVYINDISTEGPFYKLDHYEDQQQLHFHQCKLGRGSNNLPDDMERLRIEDCEGMGIRCLSDVFKNFINLSHLSELHIKDLVGIEFLWQLSSASPRHQLEVSSFSPLCHLEALSLRRLPNLVGLFYGESEPSYLLPAGTFSSLKELSISGCHNMKQLFTVQLLQNLQNLETLTVKDCKGLEEIAADGNGVGQGGGEGTQLTSSEGATATVTLPKLRRLHLNQLPQLKSICKAAMIYESIEVIAIFNCPNLKRLPSFLSTIDGPPYLLPAGTFSSLKELSISKCHNTKQLFTVQLLQSLQNLEELYVEDCEGLEEIAADGNGVGQGGGEGTQLTSSEGATATVILPKLRRLRLDNLPQLKNICKAAMICDSIEDIEIFNCPNLKRLPSFLSTIDGPPYLLPAGTFSSLKELSISKCHNTKQLFTVQLLQSLQNLEELYVEDCEGLEEIAADGNGVGQGGGEGTQLTSSEGATANVTLPKLWRLSLDKLPQLKNICKAAMIYESIEEIAIFNCPNIKKLPSFLSTIDGPPSLPSTLRKIRGDKEWWESLEWDNLCAKKALGPFFTIDRCRWA is encoded by the coding sequence ATGGAGCTCACTGGAAAATTAATGGAGGCACTTGGGAATTTGGCATTCGACAGAGGAAGTAAGTATTTCTATTTGGTTGATAATCTAAGGTCGCTCGAAACGAAGTTGCAAAGATTACGCAACAGGAAAATTGACTTCGAGTCGAAAGTGAAAGTTGCAGAAAGATCAGgtactaagaaaaggaaaagggaggtTGAGAATTGGTTTGATGAGGTAGCCAAAATAGAGAATGAATTCGTTGCATTGAAAACGAGCATACAAGAGGGTGGATTTCTAGAAAATGCAATTAGCAGTGGGAAAAGAGTGGAGAAAATGGACGAGATTGTAGAGCAACTGATGGGGCAAAGTGATAGTGATCATTTTGGTGAGCTTTGCCTTGAGGCTTCTGAGAGCAGAGGTGAGCCGCGAGAGATAACAGAATTATTTGGAGAAATGTTTCGCAAAGGTCTGAAAACAATCACGGCGTGGTTGGACACCAATGAGATCTTAAGGATTGGGATCTGGGGGATGGGTGGCGTTGGCAAGACTACATTGGCGGAACACATCCATGATCACCTCCTTGAGAATACTCAATCCTTAAGGGTTTATTGGGTTTCTGTCTCCCAAGATTTTACCATCAAAGGGCTGCAAGGTGACGTTGCTAAACGCTTAGGGCTTGATCTGTCACACGAGGATGATGAAAAAGAGAGGGCACGTAAGTTGGGTGACAAATTCGAGAAAATGGAGGAAATGGTAGTGCTCATATTGGATGATGTTTGGGAAGAATTTCGTTTAAACAGCTTAGGGATTGGTGCAAGAAATTGCAGACTGATTTTGACTACACGCTCATTAGAAGTGTGCAACCGCATGCGATGCCAAAGCAAATTTGAATTGAAAACTTTGGACACAGAGGAAGCTTGGGGTTTGTTCGAGCGTACACTTGGCAGCGAGACCGTGCTTGACGGAGGTTTGAAAGATACTGCCAAGTCCGTTGCGAAAAGGTGTGGTGGTTTGCCTCTTGGTATTGTCGTAATGGCTGGGAGCATGATAGGTGTGACCGACATCCATGAGTGGAGAAATGCATTGGTAGACTTGAAAGCTGGAGGGAACGATGAGATGGAAGAAAAGGTGTTTCGCATCCTGGAATGGAGTTTCAATcgcctaaataaatgtgaaaagAATTGCTTCTTGTATTGCTGTCTTTATCCGGAAGATCGGAAAATAAGAAGAGAGGAACTAATAGACCTGTTTATTGGGGCAGAGCTGATGTCAAAACGGGAATCATGGTCAGAAGAATTTGATCAAGGTCACACAATATTAAACAAACTGATTAGAGTTTGCTTGCTAGAAAAAACTACAGATTTCGAAGGGGATGACCGTGTGAAGATGCATGATTTGGTCAGAGACATGGCATTAAGGATCACAACGCATGGAAACTCCAAACCAGAGAGCAGCAGAGTTGATGTACCGCGATTCTTGGTGAAAAGCATGGGAAAGGGAAATTCAAAAGTAACAACACTGGAACAAGAAAAGTGGACACAAGATCTCCATGCAGTCTCCTTCTATTCAGATAGATTTcaatatataaaaatagaaattcCACCAGCCTGGTCACCTAATTGTCCTAAGCTCTCAACCTTGCTTCTTTCTCGGGTTTCCATAAAAGAAATCCCAGATTCATTCTTTCAGCACATGTGTGGACTTAAAGTTTTGAATCTATCTTGGTGCTATGGTATAACAGAGCTGCCTAATTCTGTTTCAGACTTGGTGAATCTCACTGCCCTGATTTTGGGGGATTGTAGACGCCTCCGATTTGTGCCACCACTGGGAAAGCTCAAGCAGTTGAGGGATTTGGATCTATCCGGAACTGAGATTGAGGATTTTCCTGAAGGCTGGGAGTCACTGGTCAATCTCGAAAGGCTTAATTTGCACCGTTGTCAGGCTGTAAGACAAAAGATAATACCAAAAGGGACATTTTTCCAATTTTACCGTCTTCAATGGCTATTATTGCCACCCTACAGTATGATACAAGTTAATGATCCAGAAGTGTTGAACCAATTAAAAAGTTATACAGGATATTTGTCTTTAACGAACTTCTATAAAATTACTCGGTGGCCAAAATACTATACTGTTTATATCAATGACATCTCAACTGAGGGTCCGTTTTATAAATTGGATCATTATGAGGACCAGCAACAATTGCATTTCCATCAGTGTAAGCTTGGTAGAGGATCGAACAATCTGCCAGATGATATGGAACGTCTGAGAATCGAGGATTGTGAGGGCATGGGCATTAGGTGCTTGTCAGATGTTTTTaagaattttataaatttaagcCACTTATCTGAATTGCATATTAAGGATTTGGTTGGAATAGAGTTCCTCTGGCAATTGTCCTCTGCTTCTCCACGTCATCAGTTGGAAGTCTCGTCTTTTAGTCCACTCTGTCATCTCGAAGCGCTAAGCCTCAGGAGGTTGCCAAATCTGGTTGGTCTTTTTTACGGAGAATCAGAACCATCATATTTGCTTCCAGCTGGCACCTTTTCTTCCCTCAAAGAATTGAGCATTTCTGGATGTCACAACATGAAGCAGCTATTCACAGTGCAGTTGCTGCAGAACCTTCAAAATCTTGAAACATTAACAGTTAAAGATTGTAAAGGACTGGAGGAGATAGCAGCAGATGGCAATGGAGTAGGacaaggaggaggagaaggcaCCCAATTGACTTCAAGTGAAGGAGCCACCGCCACTGTCACCCTTCCGAAATTACGGAGGTTGCATCTGAATCAGCTGCCACAACTGAAGAGCATTTGCAAGGCAGCCATGATCTACGAATCAATTGAGGTTATTGCAATATTTAATTGTCCAAATTTAAAGAGGCTGCCTTCGTTTCTTTCCACCATCGACGGACCACCATATTTGCTTCCAGCTGGCACCTTTTCTTCCCTCAAAGAATTGAGCATTTCTAAATGTCACAACACGAAGCAGCTATTCACGGTGCAGTTGCTGCAGAGCCTTCAAAATCTTGAAGAATTATACGTTGAAGATTGTGAAGGACTGGAGGAGATAGCAGCAGATGGCAATGGAGTAGGacaaggaggaggagaaggcaCCCAATTGACTTCAAGTGAAGGAGCCACCGCCACTGTCATCCTTCCAAAATTAAGGCGGTTGCGTCTGGATAACCTGCCACAACTGAAGAACATTTGCAAGGCAGCCATGATCTGCGATTCAATTGAGGATATTGAAATATTTAATTGTCCAAATTTAAAGAGGCTGCCTTCGTTTCTTTCCACCATCGACGGACCACCATATTTGCTTCCAGCTGGCACCTTTTCTTCCCTCAAAGAATTGAGCATTTCTAAATGTCACAACACGAAGCAGCTATTCACGGTGCAGTTGCTGCAGAGCCTTCAAAATCTTGAAGAATTATACGTTGAAGATTGTGAAGGACTGGAGGAGATAGCAGCAGATGGCAATGGAGTAGGacaaggaggaggagaaggcaCCCAATTGACTTCAAGTGAAGGAGCCACCGCCAATGTCACCCTTCCGAAATTATGGAGGTTGAGTCTGGATAAGCTGCCACAACTGAAGAACATTTGCAAGGCAGCCATGATCTACGAATCAATTGAGGAGATTGCAATATTTAATTGTCCAAATATAAAGAAGCTGCCTTCGTTTCTTTCCACCATCGACGGACCACCATCTCTTCCTAGCACTCTTCGTAAAATCAGGGGAGATAAAGAATGGTGGGAATCATTAGAGTGGGACAATCTGTGTGCCAAAAAAGCCCTCGGCCCATTTTTTACCATAGATCGGTGCCGGTGGGCT